In Solidesulfovibrio fructosivorans JJ], a genomic segment contains:
- the carB gene encoding carbamoyl-phosphate synthase large subunit, whose amino-acid sequence MPKRTDIKKIMIIGSGPIVIGQACEFDYSGSQAAKALKEEGYEVVLVNSNPATIMTDPGLADRTYVEPIEPASVARIIAREKPDAVLPTLGGQTGLNTAVALAESGVLAEHGVELIGASLDVIKKAESRELFREAMENIGLTIPQSGICHTMDDVREWGKKIAFPIIVRPAFTLGGTGGGVAYNMEDLEKISARGLAASMKSEIMLERSVLGWKEFELELMRDRADNCVIICSIENIDPMGVHTGDSATVAPIQTLTDEEYQKMRNAAIAIMREIGVETGGSNVQFAVNPADGEMVIIEMNPRVSRSSALASKATGFPIAKIAAKLAVGYTLDEIPNDITRETMASFEPTIDYCVVKIPRFTFEKFPGSEDYLTTAMKSVGEAMSIGRNFKEALQKGLRSLEIGATGLGPDAVSCEPDREQLLADMRKPNSKRLFQLRQAMRCGVTLEEIFDATWIDPWFLRQIKEIVDMEVTLEAFPKKKVAAGDPECRELVTAAKKDGFSDPQIASLLRLASPLDARKLRQDMGVAPTYYLVDTCAAEFEAYTPYYYSTYETGREVAAKPARKVVILGGGPNRIGQGIEFDYCCCHASYALRAMGVESIMVNSNPETVSTDYDTSDRLYFEPLTFEDVLNIIESEKPEGVIVQFGGQTPLNLAVPLLDAGVRILGTSPDSIDRAEDRERFQELLIKLGLRQPANGTAFTVDEAAAIADKIGYPVVVRPSYVLGGRAMEIVYDRGDLENYFKVAVVASGKHPILIDKFLVNATEVDVDAVSDGTDTYVAGVMEHIEEAGIHSGDSACVLPPHSLSPELVAEIERQTVALAKELGVIGLMNIQFAVKDGDIYILEVNPRASRTSPFVSKATGVPLPKLATQVIMGEKLKDLDPWSMRKKGYYAVKESVFPFNRFPGVDVLLGPEMRSTGEVMGVDASVGLAFMKSQLGAGQNLPLSGTVFISVADEAKDDVLPAARILGQLGFRIMATKGTAAYLEDKGIAVTPVMKVFEGRPHVVDHMKNREIDLVINLISDKRTVRDSMAIRQTALLYGIPYTTTAAGAKAMAQAIREMGGGQGLTVKSLQEYYAGN is encoded by the coding sequence ATGCCCAAACGGACGGATATCAAAAAAATCATGATCATCGGCTCCGGGCCCATCGTCATCGGACAGGCCTGCGAGTTCGACTATTCCGGTTCCCAGGCGGCCAAGGCCCTCAAAGAAGAAGGGTACGAGGTGGTCCTGGTCAATTCCAACCCGGCCACCATCATGACCGACCCGGGACTGGCCGACCGCACCTATGTCGAGCCCATCGAGCCCGCATCGGTCGCCCGCATCATCGCCCGGGAAAAGCCCGATGCCGTGCTGCCGACCCTTGGCGGCCAGACCGGGCTCAACACGGCCGTGGCCCTGGCCGAGTCCGGCGTTTTGGCCGAGCATGGGGTGGAGCTGATCGGCGCGTCCCTGGACGTGATCAAGAAGGCCGAGTCGCGGGAGCTTTTCCGCGAGGCCATGGAGAATATCGGGCTCACCATTCCCCAAAGCGGCATCTGCCACACCATGGACGACGTGCGCGAGTGGGGCAAGAAGATCGCCTTCCCCATCATCGTGCGCCCGGCGTTCACGCTCGGCGGCACGGGCGGCGGCGTGGCCTACAATATGGAAGATCTCGAAAAGATCTCCGCCCGGGGGCTGGCCGCCAGCATGAAAAGCGAAATCATGCTGGAGCGGTCGGTGCTCGGCTGGAAGGAATTCGAACTCGAACTCATGCGCGACCGGGCCGACAACTGCGTGATCATCTGTTCCATCGAGAACATCGACCCCATGGGCGTGCATACCGGCGACTCGGCCACCGTCGCCCCGATCCAGACGCTCACCGATGAGGAATACCAGAAGATGCGCAACGCCGCCATCGCCATCATGCGCGAGATCGGCGTGGAAACCGGCGGGTCCAACGTCCAGTTCGCCGTCAATCCGGCGGACGGCGAGATGGTCATCATCGAGATGAACCCGCGCGTGTCGCGCTCCTCGGCCCTGGCCAGCAAGGCCACGGGCTTCCCCATCGCCAAGATCGCGGCCAAGCTGGCCGTGGGGTATACCCTCGACGAGATCCCCAACGACATCACCCGCGAGACCATGGCCTCCTTCGAGCCGACCATCGACTACTGCGTGGTGAAAATTCCGCGCTTCACCTTCGAGAAGTTTCCCGGCTCCGAGGATTACCTGACCACGGCCATGAAAAGCGTGGGCGAGGCCATGAGCATCGGCCGCAACTTCAAGGAAGCCTTGCAAAAGGGCCTGCGGTCGCTGGAAATCGGGGCCACCGGCCTCGGGCCGGACGCGGTTTCCTGCGAGCCCGACCGCGAACAGCTCCTGGCCGACATGCGCAAGCCCAATTCCAAGCGCCTTTTCCAGCTGCGCCAGGCCATGCGCTGCGGCGTGACCCTGGAAGAGATTTTCGACGCCACCTGGATCGATCCGTGGTTTTTGCGCCAGATCAAGGAAATCGTGGACATGGAGGTGACGCTCGAGGCCTTCCCCAAGAAGAAGGTCGCCGCCGGCGATCCGGAATGCCGGGAGCTGGTTACGGCCGCCAAGAAGGACGGTTTTTCCGATCCCCAGATCGCAAGCCTGCTGCGGCTGGCCTCGCCCCTTGACGCGCGAAAGCTCCGCCAGGACATGGGCGTCGCCCCGACCTATTATCTGGTCGACACCTGCGCCGCCGAATTCGAGGCCTACACGCCGTACTATTACTCCACCTACGAGACCGGCCGCGAAGTGGCGGCCAAACCCGCCCGCAAGGTGGTCATCCTCGGCGGCGGCCCCAACCGCATCGGCCAGGGCATCGAGTTCGACTATTGCTGCTGCCACGCCTCCTACGCGCTTCGGGCCATGGGCGTGGAGTCGATCATGGTCAACTCCAACCCCGAAACCGTGTCCACGGACTACGACACTTCCGACCGCCTCTATTTCGAGCCGCTGACTTTCGAGGACGTGCTCAACATCATCGAATCCGAAAAGCCCGAGGGCGTCATCGTCCAGTTCGGCGGCCAAACCCCGCTCAACCTGGCCGTGCCGCTGCTCGACGCCGGGGTGCGCATCCTTGGCACCTCGCCCGACAGCATCGACCGGGCCGAGGACCGTGAGCGCTTCCAGGAGCTCCTGATCAAGCTGGGGCTGCGCCAGCCGGCCAACGGCACGGCGTTTACCGTGGACGAGGCGGCGGCCATCGCGGACAAGATCGGCTACCCCGTGGTGGTGCGGCCGTCCTATGTCCTCGGCGGCCGGGCCATGGAGATCGTCTACGACCGGGGCGACCTGGAGAACTATTTCAAGGTGGCGGTGGTGGCCTCGGGCAAGCACCCGATCCTCATCGACAAGTTCCTGGTCAACGCCACCGAGGTGGACGTGGACGCCGTCTCCGACGGCACGGACACCTACGTGGCCGGGGTCATGGAACATATCGAAGAGGCCGGCATCCACTCGGGCGACTCCGCCTGCGTGCTGCCGCCCCACAGCCTGTCGCCGGAGCTGGTGGCCGAAATCGAGCGCCAGACCGTGGCCCTGGCCAAGGAGCTTGGCGTCATCGGACTCATGAACATCCAGTTCGCGGTCAAGGACGGCGACATCTATATTCTCGAGGTCAATCCCCGGGCTTCGCGCACCTCGCCGTTCGTGTCCAAGGCCACGGGCGTGCCCCTGCCAAAGCTCGCGACGCAAGTCATCATGGGCGAGAAGCTCAAGGACCTCGATCCCTGGTCCATGCGCAAGAAGGGCTACTACGCGGTCAAGGAATCGGTTTTCCCGTTCAACCGTTTCCCCGGCGTGGACGTGCTGCTCGGACCGGAAATGCGTTCCACGGGCGAGGTCATGGGCGTCGACGCCTCGGTGGGCCTGGCCTTCATGAAGAGCCAGCTCGGCGCGGGCCAGAACCTGCCCCTTTCCGGGACGGTGTTTATTTCCGTGGCCGACGAGGCCAAGGACGACGTGCTGCCCGCGGCCCGCATCCTCGGCCAGTTGGGATTCCGGATCATGGCCACCAAGGGCACGGCTGCCTATCTCGAAGACAAAGGCATCGCCGTGACTCCGGTCATGAAGGTGTTCGAGGGCCGGCCCCACGTGGTCGACCACATGAAGAACCGGGAAATCGACCTGGTCATCAACCTCATTTCGGACAAGCGCACGGTGCGCGACTCCATGGCCATTCGACAGACGGCGCTTTTATACGGCATCCCCTACACGACCACGGCGGCCGGGGCCAAGGCCATGGCCCAGGCCATCCGGGAAATGGGGGGCGGCCAGGGGCTCACCGTCAAAAGCTTGCAGGAATACTACGCGGGCAATTAG
- the ileS gene encoding isoleucine--tRNA ligase has protein sequence MSSDYKKTLKLPKTSFPMKANLKEKEPETLKFWAENNIYNQMLAAREDAPRYVLHDGPPYANGHLHMGHALNKILKDIIVKSRHMAGNQAPYVPGWDCHGLPIEHKVSQELTAKGKTNLPAITVRRLCRDYATKFVDIQRKEFKRLGVFGDWDDPYLTMRPSYEAATALALCDFVEKGSVYRGKKPIHWCLSCRTALAEAEVEYADETSPSVFVRFPLPDPKIKDVFPMADPARTYAAIWTTTPWTLPDNMAVAAHPEFDYALVAAGDSQYVLAAQLLESVRELFGWTDAKVLATAPGSALEGLKARHPFYDRESPFALADYVTLDAGTGLVHTAPGHGREDYDTGLRYGLDVLSPMDDAGRFLDVVPYFAGLTVWEANPKVIEKLKEVGNLLAERKIRHSYPHCWRCKEPVIFRATTQWFISMEVGDLRNRALAAIDGEVEWIPAWGRERIHNMIAGRPDWCISRQRTWGVPILALICESCDTAYNDAAWMRSVAEKFANHERGCDYWFEADLADIVPAGLTCPNCGGSHWRKETDILDVWFDSGTSFAAVLEKRPELAFPANLYLEGSDQHRGWFHSSLLASLATRGTPPYRQVLTHGYVVDGEGRKMSKSLGNGIEPQEIIDKHGAEILRLWTSAVDYRDDIRLSEEILSRLVEAYRRIRNTCRFVLGNLSDFDPAVNDVAPQSMLPLDSYAVDTAARAHARIAEAYEAYEFHKVFHALHNLCVTDLSAFYLDILKDRLYVSATDSLERRSAQAALWRILRVLLRDMAPILSFTAEEVFRHTPECQRGDGVSVFSLPPLDTAGWELAPERKEKLDLVAALRGEVTRAIEPRRKAGEIGHSLETAVTLYLPEAVREAVASLDMNLREVFIVSQATLAPAADAPADAVACEGLEGALVGVARAAGEKCARCWVYDKLGTAPEYPDLCPRCAAVMAKEAN, from the coding sequence ATGAGCAGTGACTACAAAAAGACCCTGAAACTCCCCAAGACCTCCTTTCCCATGAAGGCAAACCTCAAGGAAAAGGAGCCGGAAACCCTCAAGTTCTGGGCGGAAAACAACATCTATAACCAGATGCTCGCCGCCCGCGAGGACGCCCCCCGCTACGTGCTCCACGACGGGCCTCCCTACGCCAACGGCCACCTGCACATGGGCCATGCGCTCAACAAGATTTTGAAGGATATTATCGTCAAATCCCGCCACATGGCCGGGAACCAGGCCCCTTACGTGCCGGGCTGGGACTGCCACGGGCTCCCCATCGAGCACAAGGTGTCCCAGGAGCTTACGGCCAAGGGCAAGACGAATCTGCCGGCCATCACCGTGCGCCGGCTGTGCCGGGACTACGCCACCAAGTTCGTGGACATCCAGCGCAAGGAGTTCAAGCGCCTGGGCGTCTTCGGCGACTGGGACGATCCCTACCTCACCATGCGCCCGTCCTACGAGGCGGCCACCGCCCTGGCGCTTTGCGATTTCGTGGAAAAGGGCTCGGTCTACCGGGGCAAAAAGCCCATTCACTGGTGCCTGTCCTGTCGGACCGCCCTGGCCGAGGCCGAGGTGGAATACGCCGACGAGACCTCGCCCTCGGTCTTCGTGCGCTTTCCCCTGCCCGACCCGAAAATAAAAGACGTCTTCCCCATGGCCGATCCGGCGAGAACCTACGCCGCCATCTGGACCACCACGCCCTGGACCCTGCCGGACAACATGGCCGTGGCCGCCCACCCCGAGTTCGACTATGCCCTGGTCGCGGCCGGCGACAGCCAATACGTGCTGGCGGCGCAGCTTCTGGAAAGCGTGCGCGAACTTTTCGGCTGGACCGACGCGAAGGTCCTGGCCACGGCCCCTGGCTCGGCGCTCGAAGGACTCAAGGCCCGCCATCCCTTCTACGACCGGGAGTCGCCCTTCGCTCTGGCCGATTACGTCACCCTCGACGCCGGCACCGGCCTTGTCCACACCGCGCCGGGCCACGGCCGCGAGGACTACGACACGGGCCTGCGCTACGGCCTGGACGTGCTCTCGCCCATGGACGACGCCGGCCGCTTCCTGGACGTGGTGCCCTATTTCGCCGGGCTCACCGTCTGGGAAGCCAACCCCAAGGTCATCGAAAAGCTCAAGGAAGTCGGCAATCTTCTGGCCGAGCGCAAGATCCGCCACTCCTATCCCCACTGCTGGCGCTGCAAGGAGCCGGTCATTTTCCGGGCCACCACCCAGTGGTTCATCTCCATGGAGGTGGGCGACCTGCGCAACCGCGCCCTGGCCGCCATCGACGGCGAGGTGGAATGGATTCCCGCCTGGGGTAGGGAGCGCATCCACAACATGATCGCCGGCCGCCCGGACTGGTGCATCTCGCGCCAGCGCACCTGGGGCGTGCCGATTCTGGCCCTTATCTGCGAGTCCTGCGACACGGCCTACAACGACGCGGCCTGGATGCGCTCGGTGGCGGAAAAATTCGCCAACCACGAGCGCGGCTGCGACTACTGGTTCGAGGCGGACCTGGCCGACATCGTGCCGGCCGGGCTCACCTGCCCCAATTGCGGGGGGAGCCACTGGCGCAAGGAAACCGACATCCTGGACGTGTGGTTCGACTCGGGCACGAGCTTTGCCGCGGTGCTGGAAAAGCGCCCGGAACTGGCCTTCCCGGCCAACCTGTACCTGGAGGGCTCGGACCAGCACCGGGGCTGGTTCCACAGCTCGCTTCTGGCTTCCCTTGCCACGCGCGGCACGCCCCCCTACCGGCAGGTGCTCACCCACGGCTACGTGGTCGACGGCGAAGGCCGCAAGATGTCCAAGTCGCTCGGCAACGGCATCGAGCCCCAGGAAATCATCGACAAGCACGGCGCGGAAATCCTGCGCCTGTGGACGTCGGCCGTGGACTATCGCGACGACATCCGCCTCTCCGAGGAAATCCTCTCCCGGCTGGTCGAGGCCTACCGCCGCATCCGCAACACCTGCCGCTTCGTGCTCGGCAACCTGTCCGACTTCGACCCGGCCGTAAACGACGTGGCCCCGCAGTCCATGCTGCCGCTCGACAGCTACGCCGTGGACACGGCCGCCCGGGCCCACGCCCGCATAGCCGAAGCCTACGAAGCCTACGAGTTCCACAAGGTCTTTCACGCCCTGCACAACCTGTGCGTCACGGACCTTTCGGCATTTTATCTCGACATCTTAAAAGACCGGCTTTACGTCTCGGCTACGGACAGCCTTGAGCGCCGCTCGGCCCAGGCGGCCCTGTGGCGCATCCTGCGCGTGCTGCTGCGCGACATGGCCCCGATTCTGTCCTTCACGGCCGAGGAGGTTTTCCGCCATACGCCCGAGTGCCAGCGGGGCGACGGCGTTTCGGTCTTCTCCCTGCCGCCGCTGGATACGGCGGGCTGGGAGCTTGCCCCGGAACGCAAGGAAAAGCTCGACCTCGTGGCGGCGCTTCGCGGCGAGGTGACCCGGGCCATCGAGCCCCGGCGCAAGGCCGGCGAAATCGGTCATTCATTGGAGACGGCGGTGACGCTCTACCTGCCCGAGGCCGTGCGCGAAGCGGTGGCCTCTTTGGACATGAACCTGCGCGAAGTCTTTATCGTGTCCCAGGCGACCCTCGCCCCGGCGGCCGACGCCCCGGCCGACGCCGTGGCCTGCGAGGGCCTCGAGGGCGCGCTTGTGGGCGTGGCCCGCGCCGCCGGCGAGAAATGCGCCCGTTGCTGGGTGTACGACAAACTGGGCACCGCGCCCGAGTATCCGGACCTGTGCCCGCGCTGCGCCGCGGTCATGGCGAAGGAGGCCAACTGA
- the lspA gene encoding signal peptidase II, with the protein MRSSFKIAIPLAVLVVVLDQAAKLWIVGNMTLYTTRQVIPGFFNIVYVLNRGAAFGFLNRNDIQWQTYFFFAATALAVLIIFHLLRMASPDNKLLILGLGSILGGAVGNLIDRIKTGEVVDFLDFYYKSYHWPAFNVADIAIFLGSLALLAAFYRMRRPSSRK; encoded by the coding sequence ATGCGCTCGAGCTTCAAGATCGCCATTCCCCTGGCCGTGCTGGTGGTCGTCCTCGACCAGGCCGCCAAGTTGTGGATCGTCGGCAACATGACGCTCTACACCACCCGACAGGTCATCCCCGGGTTTTTCAATATCGTTTATGTGCTCAACCGCGGCGCGGCCTTCGGTTTTTTAAACCGCAACGACATCCAGTGGCAGACCTACTTCTTCTTCGCGGCAACGGCCCTGGCCGTGCTCATCATCTTCCATCTGCTGCGCATGGCCAGTCCCGACAACAAGCTGCTCATCCTCGGCCTCGGCTCGATTCTGGGCGGGGCCGTGGGCAACCTCATCGACCGCATCAAGACGGGCGAGGTCGTGGACTTCCTGGATTTCTATTATAAAAGCTATCACTGGCCGGCCTTCAACGTGGCCGACATCGCCATTTTCCTCGGTTCGCTGGCGCTCCTTGCGGCCTTTTACCGCATGCGCCGCCCCTCTTCCCGCAAATAA
- a CDS encoding PLDc N-terminal domain-containing protein, producing MPPLPALPPMTTGQMVFAVAILALAILPNYIAIWQSFHRVFPTPLERMFWFLLAIFVPVLGGVVYLIWGRKRGRKPS from the coding sequence ATGCCCCCCTTGCCAGCGCTGCCGCCCATGACCACCGGCCAGATGGTTTTCGCCGTCGCCATTTTGGCCCTGGCGATCCTTCCCAATTACATCGCGATATGGCAAAGTTTTCACCGCGTGTTTCCAACCCCCCTGGAGAGGATGTTCTGGTTTCTCCTGGCCATCTTCGTTCCCGTACTCGGGGGCGTGGTCTACCTCATCTGGGGACGCAAGCGAGGTCGCAAGCCGTCATGA
- the ybgF gene encoding tol-pal system protein YbgF, which yields MKSRHSKGTFLAAAMLAALVGGCAPKPNTPAPLNTPADMWAELENTKGELRRLNAKVEELSQQVQANKNDPELSGRVTRLEGNVSRMASQLAIDLGPTAGPAAATPAATAPAAAPAPQAGYAQPQTGYAQQQPGYAQPQTGYSQQSQTGYAQPQTGYTQQQQSGYAQPQTGYAQSRTGYGAPTPGGAGPDESEPAIPPYTAPGTQAPAAQAQPPVVQPQNPADAVYAKGLSSFNARQYQQALGIFQEFARNFKTSSLMPNALFWTGECYFQLGDFANAALAYQEVIEKYPKSPKHADALFKRGVAFMKLGNAGAAKLSFKEVIDKYPDSAFATRAKSMMPK from the coding sequence ATGAAGTCCCGTCACAGCAAAGGTACGTTTCTGGCCGCAGCCATGCTCGCCGCCCTGGTCGGCGGCTGCGCGCCCAAGCCCAATACCCCGGCCCCCCTCAACACGCCCGCCGACATGTGGGCGGAACTGGAGAACACCAAGGGCGAGTTGCGGCGCTTAAACGCCAAGGTCGAAGAGCTCTCCCAGCAGGTGCAGGCCAACAAAAACGATCCGGAACTGTCCGGCCGCGTGACCCGGCTCGAGGGCAACGTCAGCCGCATGGCCTCCCAGCTGGCCATCGACCTCGGCCCAACCGCCGGTCCGGCCGCAGCAACGCCGGCGGCCACAGCGCCGGCAGCCGCTCCAGCGCCTCAGGCCGGCTACGCGCAGCCCCAAACCGGCTACGCCCAACAGCAGCCCGGCTATGCCCAGCCGCAAACCGGCTATAGCCAGCAGTCCCAGACCGGGTACGCCCAGCCCCAGACGGGCTACACCCAGCAGCAGCAATCCGGGTACGCCCAACCGCAGACCGGCTATGCCCAATCCCGCACCGGTTACGGCGCGCCCACCCCGGGCGGCGCGGGACCGGACGAATCCGAGCCGGCCATTCCGCCCTATACCGCCCCAGGCACCCAGGCTCCGGCCGCCCAGGCCCAACCGCCGGTGGTGCAGCCGCAAAATCCGGCCGACGCCGTCTACGCCAAGGGCCTTTCCAGCTTCAACGCCCGCCAGTACCAGCAGGCGCTGGGGATTTTCCAGGAATTCGCCCGCAATTTCAAAACCAGCTCGCTGATGCCGAACGCCCTCTTCTGGACCGGCGAGTGCTACTTCCAGCTCGGCGACTTCGCCAACGCGGCCCTGGCCTACCAGGAAGTCATCGAGAAATATCCCAAAAGCCCCAAACACGCCGATGCGCTCTTCAAGCGGGGCGTGGCCTTCATGAAGCTCGGCAATGCCGGCGCGGCCAAATTGTCCTTCAAGGAAGTCATCGACAAATATCCCGATTCCGCCTTCGCCACCCGGGCCAAATCCATGATGCCCAAGTAG
- a CDS encoding NIL domain-containing protein, whose translation METPQENTLRKIIYLTFPPESSNKPVVCDLARVYGLVFNISKAQITPRHEGQMTMDISGPKEAFDAGMTYLKEHGVGVVPAAQRVSRDEDRCIHCGVCTALCPTRALSLNIETRLVEFHEDTCSACGMCTKVCPVAAMEILLENGVM comes from the coding sequence ATGGAAACCCCACAAGAAAACACGCTGCGGAAGATCATTTACCTGACCTTCCCGCCCGAATCCTCGAACAAGCCCGTGGTCTGCGATCTGGCCCGGGTCTACGGATTGGTCTTCAACATCTCGAAAGCCCAGATCACCCCGCGCCACGAAGGCCAGATGACCATGGACATCAGCGGCCCCAAAGAGGCCTTCGACGCCGGCATGACCTACCTCAAGGAGCACGGCGTGGGCGTTGTGCCGGCCGCCCAGCGCGTCTCCAGGGACGAGGATCGCTGCATCCACTGCGGCGTGTGCACGGCCCTTTGTCCGACCAGGGCCCTTTCGCTCAACATCGAGACCCGGCTGGTGGAATTTCACGAAGACACCTGCTCGGCCTGCGGTATGTGCACCAAGGTCTGCCCGGTGGCGGCCATGGAGATTTTACTGGAAAACGGCGTCATGTAA
- a CDS encoding PilZ domain-containing protein, translating into MEEKRAFMRIPTRLSGYLRLLPDPEDIQIFRESPFLGGGPGLCNDLRDAGMSEALHTMLCSINAKLDMLLSMQSRDELTADFPVTMGIVEISGAGVRFTASQELDVEQYVESVVVLSRFPLRMAGAVGRILRQEQSPDGSTVYALDFTRIRERDLESIVQFVFQSQRDDLRGKKWD; encoded by the coding sequence TTGGAAGAAAAACGGGCCTTCATGCGCATTCCCACGCGCCTATCCGGTTATCTCCGGCTGTTGCCGGATCCGGAAGACATCCAGATTTTCCGGGAATCGCCGTTCCTCGGCGGCGGCCCGGGACTCTGCAACGACCTGCGCGATGCGGGCATGAGCGAGGCGCTGCACACCATGCTGTGCTCGATCAACGCCAAACTCGACATGCTGCTCTCCATGCAAAGCCGCGACGAACTCACGGCCGACTTCCCGGTAACCATGGGGATCGTCGAAATCAGCGGCGCGGGCGTGCGGTTTACGGCCTCGCAGGAACTGGACGTGGAGCAGTATGTGGAGTCGGTCGTCGTGTTGTCGCGATTTCCGCTCCGCATGGCCGGCGCGGTGGGGCGCATCCTACGCCAGGAGCAATCCCCGGACGGGAGCACGGTCTATGCCCTCGATTTCACTCGCATCCGGGAACGCGACCTGGAAAGCATCGTACAATTTGTCTTCCAAAGCCAGCGCGACGACCTGCGCGGAAAAAAATGGGACTAA
- a CDS encoding protein phosphatase CheZ, with amino-acid sequence MINDEELLERMLDRLLTEVVPDLRHSISVTIEKEVAKTLSRSLLESEFHQRLNEEMRQGLQDIYKEINQAAKTEGEAHVDDRQQADQLFQEAAQQLDKILETTETATTEIMDIVEKHMDLQADAAGLLAAMQNGVADTEAVEKLRTDNAALGEDLMRIMTTLSFQDLTGQRIKRIITAIKKVEQIVLDLYLSTGIQLKARAEAPDKTISELQAEAKQKVSELKGPQTKVQQGAVDDLLAQLGLD; translated from the coding sequence ATGATCAATGACGAAGAACTTCTCGAACGCATGTTGGACAGGCTTTTGACCGAAGTCGTCCCGGACCTGCGCCACAGCATCAGCGTCACCATTGAAAAGGAAGTCGCCAAGACCCTGTCCCGTTCGCTTCTGGAAAGCGAGTTCCACCAGCGCCTAAACGAGGAAATGCGCCAGGGCCTCCAGGACATCTACAAAGAGATCAACCAGGCGGCCAAGACCGAGGGCGAGGCCCATGTCGACGACCGGCAGCAGGCCGACCAGCTCTTCCAGGAAGCGGCGCAGCAGCTGGACAAGATCCTCGAGACCACGGAAACGGCCACCACCGAGATCATGGACATCGTGGAAAAGCACATGGACTTGCAAGCCGACGCGGCCGGGCTTCTGGCGGCCATGCAAAATGGCGTGGCCGACACCGAAGCCGTGGAAAAGCTGCGCACGGACAATGCCGCCCTCGGCGAAGACCTCATGCGCATCATGACCACGCTGAGCTTCCAGGACCTCACCGGCCAGCGCATCAAGCGCATCATCACCGCCATCAAAAAGGTCGAACAGATCGTGCTCGACCTCTACCTGTCCACAGGCATCCAGCTCAAGGCCCGGGCCGAAGCCCCGGACAAGACCATCTCCGAACTCCAGGCCGAGGCCAAACAAAAGGTTTCCGAACTCAAAGGCCCCCAGACCAAAGTCCAACAAGGCGCGGTGGACGACCTCCTCGCCCAGCTTGGGCTGGATTAG
- a CDS encoding energy-coupling factor ABC transporter ATP-binding protein, whose translation MSSEPLLRLSGVGYAYPGSDRPVLADVDFTFSAGERIGLFGPNGSGKTTLLHVMMGLVRPDAGEVRYKGTVAATEKDFRAVRRGIGLLLQNADDQIIYPTVLDDVAFGPLNCGLSPARAREAAERTLDMLGLAGFGERLSHRLSGGEKKLVSLAGVLAMEPEALLLDEPTNGLDPGTRERIADILKRLGKPLIVISHDWDFLFDVTETFYTIEAGKLVHDPHFIIHRHVHGHPLGDQAHHHHATE comes from the coding sequence ATGTCTTCTGAGCCGCTGCTGCGCCTTTCCGGGGTGGGCTACGCCTATCCCGGCAGCGACCGTCCGGTGCTGGCCGATGTCGATTTCACGTTTTCGGCCGGGGAGCGCATCGGGCTTTTTGGGCCGAACGGCTCGGGCAAAACCACGCTGTTGCATGTGATGATGGGGCTTGTCCGGCCCGATGCCGGCGAGGTGCGCTACAAGGGGACCGTTGCCGCCACGGAAAAGGATTTCCGGGCCGTGCGGCGGGGTATCGGGCTCCTTTTGCAAAACGCCGACGACCAGATCATCTACCCGACCGTGCTCGACGACGTGGCCTTCGGGCCGCTCAATTGCGGGCTCTCGCCGGCGCGCGCCCGGGAGGCGGCCGAACGCACCCTGGACATGCTGGGCTTGGCCGGTTTCGGCGAACGGCTGTCGCACCGGCTTTCGGGCGGGGAGAAAAAGCTCGTGTCCCTGGCCGGGGTGTTGGCCATGGAACCCGAGGCGCTGTTACTGGACGAGCCGACCAACGGCCTCGATCCGGGGACCCGGGAGCGCATCGCGGATATCCTCAAGCGCTTGGGCAAGCCGCTGATCGTCATTTCCCACGACTGGGATTTCCTGTTCGACGTGACCGAGACCTTCTATACCATCGAGGCGGGCAAGCTCGTCCACGACCCGCACTTCATCATCCACCGACACGTCCACGGTCACCCCCTGGGCGACCAGGCCCACCACCATCACGCTACGGAGTAG